The genomic interval tggtctagggcctccactgctttgtggccccagggcctctagacctttaaatccgactctgactGCCCATGTAATTCTGCAACTTGGGGTCTTGCAAGTTACCGGACTTTAATGAATGAGTATTTTGAAAGGATGTTTCTGGAAATAGGGGGACTAAAACTCATGACATTTATGTGacaaagtatatatatgtacagagCCTTacgtttttgtaattatttcgaACTGTTATTTTGTTAACCCTATCCCAATTCCGAATTCGAGAACGTTAACTTATAggataatactttttaattaaaggtaTCACATCGAAAGTTTCGAGACGTTAGTCGGTCGGAAGTTCCTCTCGTTCGCGAAGAGCGCGATGTTTAACGACGACTTGTACAGCGGCCTCGTGGCTGAAGTGCTGCAGTCGGACTTGCTCGTCGAGTCCTGGACTAACGGGCCCGGGACTTTGGACTCGGAGTGTTCGAGAAATTTCCAGTAAGTAAACTTCGAGATTCAccaggctatttgacaatacgaaaaataaattgtaatttattaacgaaagttgaaaataatacttaatttatttaataatccataaataaaaatgcaaattttcaaacgtttgtcacgtgacacaaaacgctcctgattggccgggcttatgatgaagtcattttcttgtaaactttgcttttctacgaTATGTACCACAGACTAAAATACAAGgtcgtcaccgaccccattgcagcgccatattgtcgaaggagcgtttttgcgcgctatttaaatatggaatttttaatatgatatttttcggcaaatatgtactagaaataaaaaacacaacttttactgggttccttaacttaaataaaataatataaaatggattttaaagaCCAGTCAAACAGCCTATACTTTAATGGGGAGTGGGTTATGCCGGAATATCTTTAAGTTCGTattagggctttatgcaagtccATCTCAGTTGGTGCCACTcacttattatatgtatattgtgccGTTAAGCAGtaataatcagtattgttgtgttctggtttgaaggctGATTGGGCCAGTCTAACTAAATGTAGAAGGGGCATAGCATCTCACTTCAAAGGGTTAGTAGCGCCATTGATTATGTAAGAAATGGCTAATATTCCATACAGCGCTAATATCTGTGGAcggtggcgaccacttaccttcCAGTGGACCATTAATTAGCCTATTCAAggtgtatttatttaacttatatgaAAGCTATTATTTTGCTCAAAAGGCTACTAATAAGCGATAGCAGGGCAAATGTATAAAGATGACAAATACTAATGTCTCAATTAAACACTATAAACTtctactaatatataattattcgatATTTTAATTCAAGTTGCCCTAAGAAAGCGTTTAAATAgtcagaataattaataataatacgattTCCTATTTGAACACATCGATATCAAAAAATCTGTAagcagaatatttaataattttgacgacTTCCCTGGTCGAGtcgtgtgtataccggttttcttgggtacgccactccgaggtcccgggttcgattcccggacgagtcgatgtagattaccctaagttttctatattgtctgggtgtttgtggtaccgtcgttacttctgattttccataacacaagtgctttagctacttacattgggatcagagtaatgcatatTAGgatacaaattagatgtagcatcggaaaatgcaatggaatcaaattaaaaccgattactgcccatttacacaaccaatagaaatagctccatatCGCGCCTTTcaatgctattcgtcgctatagattcacgcgtcagagaaaacaagtgcatgtaaatccacgagtaaaattgacgaatatttcgtcatatgatattacaagttattaagtttgtgcaaagatcatattcggatgagaaataatatgataatttgggatggtgtactcaattcggatgtgatcggttttacgaattttgccgatgcgacatctaagttgtgtcgtactatatgtgatattgtctcatatataatacgttaaatattccaaagatactaaatatagtgaACGTTCGATCGTGTCACAGAGTGCGCAACATcgagcgtctgaagttcccgaTCGCGAAGATGTCGTTCACATCTCACAACGACCACTCCAAGTGGGCGGTGGCCGTCGCGCACAAGATGCACAACACGCAGGACACAAAGGTGGCCGACTACTGGGTCTGCGTCGGCGACATCAACCGCGCCGTGAGTCCACGCACTGCTACTTTTAGGCTTTAGCTACTTGGTGTTTCTATGCATCAAATCGTCAGccatacatcatcatcatcatcatcatccagCAGTAGGCGGGTACGGGCGTACCCGcctactgctggacataggcctctcccagtgcacgccactgtggtctttctccggctactcgcatccagctcctgcctgccgccttgcgtagatcgtcactccaccgtgcctgaggatgtctaaactcaactcaaactcaaactcaaattcctttattcaatatagaagcattacacttacttattgtttgtcaaataaacactaccaccggttcggaaaaaggaacaccctgacctgagaagaaccggcgaaagaaactcagcgggtctttctTTCAATCTTACATAGTAGTATacgattagaaatagccaggaggcgatcgtttcattcccaaggtgtgctatcaaacataaactcgctaattgtatagtaaccttttgcacacaagcgttccttaacatttttttaaaatttggcaacagaagcattttgaacgctttctgggatcctgttgtagaagcgtatacattgccccacaaaagagttactgactctatgtagtcgagtaacaggagtaacaagattgtgtttgttccttgtaccaatgttatgagaatcacattttctcataaaaacattaatatttttccttacatacaaaacattacaaaatatgtattgagaagcaacagtcaatatcttaatttctttaaatctatatataccttaatgattccttggctcctaggtctTACCCTACAGCCATCATAATggcattttttttgtaaattagtaatagtttatatttgtatattttttattttgtgtccgATATGAAACAAACAACGATATCATATCGGTTTTGAGAAAATTAAGCTTTATTTGACTTCAGTGAGTGACAATCTCACAGCGAGATTCCATTGTATTCTGGATCATGGGTATCCTCTCCGTTGAAGAGAGAAATCAACTCTTACGCATACTGGGCTTTAACGCGGCAATGCTAATCAACTAAATCctgatgaattaaaatattggttttttttagtatttaaatttactagaCGATAGACAATATTTCAAGCACGGATAATAATGTAAGGTTTTATGTATTCCAGTTACCCCAAGAGTCTCGTGGCGGGGGTACCGTCTGTACTTCGGGGCCAATACTGTGGGGGAACTTCGCGCATCTCATCGAATCTGTTCAGACTTGCAATTAGATAtttgacgtattttttttttaaatcaaacaacATTCCCGTGGAACTGTGATGTTTTAGGTTAAGTGAAGATGGCGTTTTGGATATCACGACCAAATTTAGTGCCTTCAGTATCAAAAACTGAGTAATCATGGTCGGCGTGAGTTAGTACTCACAGCCATGGTGATATGTTTAGTGATATtcccaataggctatttgacaatgcgaaaaataaattgtgaattattgtaattagtgtatattatgagtttaaaatggttatttactaacgaaagtttaaaataatacttaatttattcaaaaatccatcagtaaaaatgcattttttcaaacttttgtcacgtgacacaaaacgcttctgattggccgggattatgatgaagtcactttgttgtaaaccttgcttttctactatatgtagcacagattaaaatacagcaaagtgacgtcaccgaccccattgcagcgccatattgtccaagtagcgttttcgcgcgttatttaaacacggaatttttaatatgatatgtttcggcaaatatgtaatagaaataaaaaaatctacttttactgggttccttaacctcttctaaataatataaaatagattatttaaaaaccagtcaaatagcctattataattttactaaatgcGAATAATCAGAAGTTCTTCAAAATATTCGATTCgttattactaattttatatgactttttcttgtaataaatcttttgatattatgtaatacgatgtcacaaaaaataataaactccGATATTCCGACTTGGAATGCTGACAAGTTGTATAGAGATTATTTTATCAAGACTTGGACTGAAATGTTTgacataatattgtaaataggtGTCTTTATAATATGTCGTAAGAAttcgattaaataatattaagtgaaaTTTACACtatttgtgttatattatagaataaaagtaaagccctaattgtttatttttttttcattacttaaTTTCCCTTTTTACTAATTACTTAAtctcttataatataataaatatttaaatgaacgaCGAGACGTCCTCGTATGtgcttttaatttcaaataaaaacttgcATATTATATGAACCTTTAacccagtggcggatttaccaataggcaaAGTAGGCTAGAGCCTGGGGCgacaaatttagcccaaatttgttattatcttagagaaattgaaaaataacttataattatatgtattcacataacgtccgtaatccgtatacttaCTCGTCATTATAtggcgggttggaaaaataatctaataactgacagaaatatcacctagtttataattatactaattacgGGAAAAAACCGTTGTAATGaagacgatagaacacaaatcataaatgttgcaaaaaaggTAGGGgtggcaaaaatttaatagcctactagcagCAGATTTGAAAATCCGCCACCGCTTAAACCCAATCTCACCTCCTTGAAtggggtgaattaaaaaaaaaggtagcTTGTGTCCCTTTTTGAGATTCGAACTgacattaatatcaaatttcaaGTATTTAGTCTTAAAGGAGGTTTGTCATTTCTATctctataacttattaaatggAATATAATCAATAGTCGTAACGCATGCGATGGAAGACGTTATACTAAGGATCCCTAATAAATACTCAGGGTATATGTACCTTACCAAATTTTTGGAGTGGGAACAGcagtttttgattttattaattacatacacacatacacccacaaaaatacaaatttttcccctttataatagtaatatagatAAGTATAGATAAGGTTGGGGCTTCGCCCGTAAATCACGCAAACGAAACAGCAGTGTTTGTTTCAAGatttaagtatagtacgacacaacttagatgtagcatcggcgaaaAGCGTAAAACCTATCACAtgcgaattgagtacgctatcccaaattaccaatatttatttctcaagcgaatatgatctttgcacaaacgtaataacttgtaatatcatatgacctaataaaataaaaataatattcgtcaatttgacacgtcgatttacatgtatagtacgacacaacttagatcacATCGGCAAAatccgtaaaaccgatcacatccgaattgagtacgctatcccaaatcatcaatttttatttcttatgcgaatataaTCTTTGcacaaaagtaataacttgtaatatcatatgaccgaatatattcgtcaatttgacgcgtcgatttacatgcacttgctttctctgacgcgtgaatctatagcaacaaatagcgtcgaatggcgcgatagggagctatttctattggttgtgaaaatcggcagtaatcgattttattttcattccattgcattttccgatgctacatctaatttgtgtcgtactatacttgcttactctgacgcgagaatctatagcgacgaatagcgtcgaatggcgcgatagggagctatttttattggttgtgtaaatcggtagtaatcggttttcttttcattccattgcattttccgatgcttcatcaaatttgtgtcgtactatacctacctatacataaaagttaaatagtcgagtgagtaaaaataaaagaagtattaataagaaatattttattacaacacaaacattatatACATCGGTGTTTAACGTTGTTCATTACGTCGATAGTTAGCGCTATCAACTATTACAAACGCACTCAAGTTTATCTACGATAAGTTATGAaaccttattttatatgtaactataATGGCTTCACTGGACTAACGGACAATGTAACTTCCATAAAAACCCAAACGTAGATAATTGGCACTGTGCGAATTAAAATTCGATAATAAAAAGCATTTGCTTGAAATGAAATTCGTATTGTGGCTTAATCGCTATCGTAAGGTCGAGTGGTACGGACTGTTGACAATCAATCACTTTGTATGAACTGTTTTGATTCATTTAGTACCGAGAACCTGGCACATTGCATCTACTATCCCGTGCCGTCGAAGGGATAAGCAGGTCGTGAAATACAAACTAGGATATATATTATGGTAAAACGAAATAAGTGTTACGAATACAATAGCTTCATTGtgatataatttttgtataattaaaagattctttggataaaaataacaatattattatgatttgtgTATAAGATAAAAAAGGCAGTTATAATTAAAGCAATCGTTGATTATaagaatagtaattaaataatataataaaattattaatgagctTAACGATAATATCATCGAATTATTCAGAATTTGGGAAAAGCAAATCAATACGGACACTAATCTAATTAACGTATCTATTTACATGATTAgtacaatttttaaatgaataaatgacTTGAGAAATTAGAATTGAATCGACTGAATTTTGGAACGAATACTCCAATACATTCAACGTCGCTTAATCAATGGGCGACTCTCAGAGAGGGCATCCTCGTGAACCAAGAGTCTTGTTTAATCTTCAAGTAGTAGGAGTCGCGCGGAGAAGGGCTTGTGAGTGCCTCTTCTAGAACCTTCAAGGCACTGGTCGGCAGGACCTTGGCGCTGTATTCAGCCGCTTCCCCGGGCATGGTGACGGCGCAAGTCGCAGTGGATGAACTCACATCAGAACTCGGGGTTTCTGGGCGactgaaaatataattcaatatgtatgccttatatattatatactgctatatatttttatgatatattatttatcatacattatgtatatattatttgaaaaaaaaaatcagtgtgggccacgtctcccaagaagacgacaaaaatgatttccagcgaagatctgctgatgtttagtataaaatataaaacgccaaaatgtaatgtaatattaaatgtaaaaaaaggcacgggcatctgcgagcctgtcgatgttttaaattaaataaaaaaaatgtatgcctTCATCTATTATACATCACGAaggttgtaaaattattatgtagcaTAATTGTAAGGGTTTAGaaaagcatttaatatttttcgcgTGCGTGAAAAAATTGGAATTACCTTGAAGGCTGGCTTGGTAGAGTAAGCTGTACGGGCGGCGCATATATTTCGGCGGCAGATAGATCTGGCGCGTGTAAGAGTACGACATGTAGCCTGCGCGCGCGCAGGGAGGCTCGAAGCGCCCGCGCGGCGCCCCAAGTTCCCCATCGCACTGCAGCGGCTCCCGCGTTCCCTTCGCTCGCATCGTTGTCTAACCGAGACAAGTTCTCGCAAGCAGTGTCTGATGTCAATCCTAAtagcatatttttaatatttaatttaaattattcttactaAACGCATATTAAGAGGCAGAACAGTGTAACAGAAATATAATCTACTtgtctacattttttttcttataatcatTGCTTTTCATCTTCATGTATTAAGAATAACTAAGACAGAAAGTTATTGATTTTAGGTACAAATAATGgcaatgattaaataaaatccaCTTATATGGTTTAGTTTTTAGTGTTATACACTTACAAagatatagttttaaattgtcGATATAATCTATCTATTTAGCTACTCTATTTCATTCAAAAAAGAGAGGCTTGTTGctcttattatatatgatttttattttgtttaccaATGTAGAATAGTCGTCCGGCATAGGGATGATCCGCGGCAGCAGCGGCAAGCATCGGGGAGAATGTCCGCGCGACACGCAGCGCCCCGAGCACGTTACTACGCAGCGCGCTTTCCCAGCAGGGAGCCCCTCCGCGACCGCTGCTGCCCGCTGTATTGATAACTGCCCATAcgcctaataaaataataataataataataaatatgagacaacatcacatacattactctgattccaatgtaggtagctgaagcacttgtgttatggaaatcggaagtaacgacggtaccacacacacccagacccaagacaacatagaaaatggtaatctacatcgactcggccgggaatcgaacccgggacctcagagtggcgtacccatgaaaaccggtgtacacaccactcgaccatggaggtcgtcaaataaaatataaatcattattattgctattattttatattatccggGTAGGCATTTGTCTTTACTCCACCTAATGGTAATTGGAAGTGGAGttcaaacgcgaagacgactagtaaggacagcaagaatgagctgcactagtcaccctcgccatgccAGCTCACAAGATGCCTCTTCAAGCCTCGTTTAAAGGCACCCAGattataagaggaggggaacagtgtgctggtaaagagttTTTGGGCGGTGTGACAAAGAAAACTGTTGCCAAATTTCTTAGATAGTTAACAAATATACTATGGATAAAAACTGTTGTAAGTAAAAGTTTTTTAAGTAAGTATTTGccgacattatttattaataaaatttaatactgaTTCATTAAAGCATATTGGTCAAAAAAACTTGCTAGTTACCTGGTTATGTGTAACGCtataagcatattttaatttcaaattttgccTTTGGCCCGTATAACATGTAAAAACAAAGGACGCTTAGATCGTGTTTTACAGAACTAATCTTGATAAAAGTTAAACAATGGGCTCTTAAGCGCATGGTAGTAGTTTAGGTCAAAAGGTCTAGAATCTAGCATAGAATTAGCATTGCCTTTATAAaacttctttaaataaaacaaaatgttgttAAACATAGCGAAGTAAATAAGTTCGCAACCAATACGTCGTAAGTAACATACTATAACAAAGCTTTACTGACGCTTTAGATTTCGAACACGTTCGTTCGTGTTTTCTGTtcctgatatatatatatatataaattatagaacAGGTATTTCTTcttcatgttaataataatataggtaagtaattataatatggcGGTTTAAATAATACGGCGGCATCTGTCTGCTATTGATAACATCATTTACTTGATCGTTGAAGTGTCTAAGTTATCGCTGGCGCTCGTCCTGCTTAGTCACTCCGTATTACGTAACTCCGACTATCCTCGATAGATGGCTCTTATGTACTAACTAGCAATTGCATTGTATATCAAAAATGAAGAAGGGCTTGCCAAAATAGAGttgcaattgaattttatacattttaaaagtttttatttttcataacaacagtaaaaaagttttttgtcaTTAGCTTAAGAACTTACTTTTCGATAAATCCCAACGAGCACTGCTGGTGTAGTGGTATCATGCAAGATTCCCATTCTTGcgacccgggttcgattcccgggcaGTGCAttacgttttgtttttaaatgtaaaattaattaatcaaaaaggATTATCCAAATGTGTTTCTGGTTCTATACATTTTGTGTGATGtatgaaattgttatatttgtgaATTAGCTAATTACTTTTACATTGAATATGTCCAAAAAACAGGTTATGTAACAGTATAATATGTTCCCTTACCATGTTCGCCAGCTGGTAAATGTTGCGCTGTTGCTCTAGCCGCTTCTTCTAACAGATCCTCACGCGCCACATCCAACTCCAGTGTAGCCAGCCTCGGCGGCGGTTGGTCTTCGGGGGTGGCAGCCACGTGAGCCTGTAGCCAGGATTCAGCCAAACGAGCCCCGAGTCCACCTTGGCGACAACCAGCTATGACACGCCATCCTTTACCGCTTAGGTAGGTAGCtatctataaaaacaaaatatatataataattaacgtaTCGAACCGCTTAAGTTTTTTGAACCGAAATCTATTACACAATATGTTCAAAGtcgattaaataattaaaatttctcattttcattttacaCAACCTTTATTTTcgattcaacaacaacaacagcctgtaaattctcccctcctctccctttgaggagaaggtttggaacattccaccacgctgtttcaatgcaggttggtggaatgcacatgtggcagaatttcgatgaaattagacacatgcaggtttcctcaagatgttttctttcactgctgagcacgagatgaattataaagacaaattaagcacatgaatcagcggtgcttgcctgggtttgaacccgcaatcatcggttaagatgcacgcgttctaaccactgggccatctcgactcttattatCGATTCACTGTGTATTATTACTAGGTAGGTATTTTTGAAAGCCTGTCTCAATAGGTATCACctaaacatttattaagtaCTTATTCTACCTCTAAATAGCGGTATTGTTGAGTTTCACTTTGAAGAGGGACAGACCTAAGACAGACATAAGCAACAGACTTATTTTCTGCTCACTTACCGTCAAATGAACCCTTCGAatttacatcaaaattaaaaaaatgaataaaagttatgtcataattatttttgatgaaaacaaaataataccaaCTCAAAATGAATTTCCCTCCATGATTTAATGTATTTCATGGAGTGATAACAGATCCATATCTGTACATTGACACAATGAATGTTATCGTACTTTATTCCTGAtggcataattaataattatgcaattataaatattaaacccgcgtttatttatagaaacaattttcatttaatttgaacAAGTTATTACAAATTTACCGGAGCTATTAATGAATCTTTTTGAAATGGTGAGACTTTAAAATGAacctaaattaatattggtCAATGTTATGCTTATCGATTACGGATTAAGATTAGCCGACCGAACAGGGAGTATTATACTTAGTAACTGTTTGCACAAGCTCAGGGTGTAATCACTATTCCCTCTCATAATCCGTTGTGACGGAAATCCGATACGACCGAAGAGAGCTCGGCCATAAAACCAACAGCTTTACGTGCTTTGCGAGGCACGAGACTGTAAATACTGCAGTCTTTAAAACTGGGATGTAGCTATTAAGAATGTTGCAAGAGAAAACTCTATTCacgttttacttttaaagaCTCGACAGGTTGATCAGAAACCTAGAATATAAGTTGACGAAAACCTCTAATAAATAGGTTTTTAtcactagtataaaataaagtcgctaaccgctgtgtgtccctgtgtatgcatagatctttaaaattacgcaacgagttttgaagcggtttttttgatagataaggtgattcgagaggaaggtttttgtatataatataaagataatgtagtaaagaaacactcataattttagaaatttcgtatctgataaacaaattctgtagtatatttaataacagcCTTGCACCCGTTTGACGCCATGTCGGGTCGCTATTAATTGGTGAATATCAAGAAAATAACGAACGAAAATCCATTGTGAttacacttaataatattatgactgttattatttaacaagGGGAAGTGAAATAACCtaacattaaaaatgatcatcagCTATACCTGAAGTCCAAGCGCGGAGTCAACTGAGGTTACGAGCACAGTTTTGGCGCTGTCAACAGGCAGCACCTCTGCCACGCGCACTTTTCGCAGCAAGTAGAGAAGTAGTGCGCCCACGATGGAGCATAATGCTGCAAACTGCAGACCCAGAGACAACCACGTGAGAGGGTCCATCTTACAATGAGTGCATTGTTTGAATTGTTATCTGAAACGGAATAAGAAATTGTTAATTACTCATACTAATTTATTACTGGttgaatttattaacataagaattctCGTTACAAAGtacatagatctttaaaattacgcaacggattttgattcggtttttttaatagatagtgatttgAGAGAatggtttttgtacataatatatcgacaatatagtaaagaaacactaataattttagaagtttctaatgtgatgtcgtaaataaacaaattctgtagtaggtatatttaactcaaatagtagtagtagtacatTTAAGCCGGGATGTATCGCTAGTTAAAATTAAGtactttaatatatagaaatatgaatTAGTTAACCATTTATGTGTACTTATTATTGAGGtgtcattatttttgtaactcACCTAACCtaactgaatatatttttaccgaAACATGCAGCGCGGTTTGGACaagcatatattattattatataagaagttGGGCTTCGCAGTTTCATCCgcttttaatttgaattgtcTACGTGACAAGCGTGAATTTATGTTCCTGTATATTAACCCCTTTCCTGTACTCTGCATCCCATAATGTGATTCATGCGAGTTGTTTAACAATTGTACCAGCTATTTGGATCTTTTAATTCGgcctttcaataaataaaatatttatcaagggTATACTGTTCCAGACACTTAATGTATGCTTGAGTAGTTTCTACATACTTATGTTGTTTCCGggtaataacaattttaatgtaatttaataccTTACAACTACTATTATAAGTTTCAAATGCGGTCTG from Vanessa cardui chromosome 15, ilVanCard2.1, whole genome shotgun sequence carries:
- the LOC124535725 gene encoding uncharacterized protein LOC124535725, yielding MDPLTWLSLGLQFAALCSIVGALLLYLLRKVRVAEVLPVDSAKTVLVTSVDSALGLQIATYLSGKGWRVIAGCRQGGLGARLAESWLQAHVAATPEDQPPPRLATLELDVAREDLLEEAARATAQHLPAGEHGVWAVINTAGSSGRGGAPCWESALRSNVLGALRVARTFSPMLAAAAADHPYAGRLFYIGLTSDTACENLSRLDNDASEGNAGAAAVRWGTWGAARALRASLRARRLHVVLLHAPDLSAAEIYAPPVQLTLPSQPSSRPETPSSDVSSSTATCAVTMPGEAAEYSAKVLPTSALKVLEEALTSPSPRDSYYLKIKQDSWFTRMPSLRVAH